CTTGCCGGTTCCGGCCGGGCCGTCGATGGCGATTACAAAACTCGAGCTCACAGCCCGACCGCCTTGTACAGCTGCGAGACCTCGACCGGGTTGAGCTTGCGCAGGGTGCCGGGCCGCTGATGACCCAGCTGCACCGGTCCGATCTGGGTGCGCACCAGCCGGGACACCGGCCGGTCCACCGCTTCCAGCAGCCGCCGCACGATGTGCTTGCGCCCCTCATGGATGACGACCTCGACAACCGCCCGGTTGTGGTGCAGGTCCATCACATCGAACGAGTCGACCTTGGCCGGACCGTCCTCCAGCTCGACCCCGGCCTTGAGCCGGCGACCCAGGTCCTTCGGGATGGGTCCGGGCACCTCGGCCACGTAGGTCTTGGCCACCCCGTAGGACGGGTGGGTGAGCCGGTGGGCCAGGTCACCGTCGTTGGTCAGCAGCAGCAGACCCTCGGACTCCATATCCAGCCGGCCGACGTGGAACAGCCGCTCCGAGCGGTCCTCCAGCATCTGCCCGATGTGCGGGCGCCCCAACTCGTCGGACATGGTCGACAGCACGCCGCGTTCCTTGTTCAACGCCAGGTACACCAGGTCGGTGCGGGTGGTGATCCGGTTCCCGTCGACGTGCACGACGGCGTTCTCCGGGTCGATCCGGGTGCCCATCTCGCGCACCACGATGCCGTCGACCTTCACCCGGCCGTCCCGGATCAGTTCCTCGGCCTTGCGGCGCGACGCGACACCCGCCGAGGCGAGCACCTTCTGCAGTCGCACGCCGTCGTCGGCGGCCTCGCTTCGATCAGACATCGTCCAAC
This genomic window from Nakamurella multipartita DSM 44233 contains:
- a CDS encoding pseudouridine synthase; amino-acid sequence: MSDRSEAADDGVRLQKVLASAGVASRRKAEELIRDGRVKVDGIVVREMGTRIDPENAVVHVDGNRITTRTDLVYLALNKERGVLSTMSDELGRPHIGQMLEDRSERLFHVGRLDMESEGLLLLTNDGDLAHRLTHPSYGVAKTYVAEVPGPIPKDLGRRLKAGVELEDGPAKVDSFDVMDLHHNRAVVEVVIHEGRKHIVRRLLEAVDRPVSRLVRTQIGPVQLGHQRPGTLRKLNPVEVSQLYKAVGL